A stretch of Triticum aestivum cultivar Chinese Spring chromosome 1D, IWGSC CS RefSeq v2.1, whole genome shotgun sequence DNA encodes these proteins:
- the LOC123182777 gene encoding calcineurin B-like protein 4: MGCAWSSSPSPSPSKREQRAQGYEEPAVLAAETSFTVNEVEALYELYKKLSYSIFKDGLIHKEEFRLALFRTSKGANLFADRVFDLFDLKRNGVIEFGEFVRSLSIFHPKAPESEKTAFAFKLYDLRGTGYIEKEELREMVVALLDESDLCLSDSAVEEIVDNTFSQADSDGDGRIDPKEWQEFVKKNPASLRNMSLPYLQDITTTFPSFVMHSEVEDYTGVSK; encoded by the exons ATGGGCTGCGCgtggtcgtcgtcgccgtcgccgtcgccgtcgaagCGCGAGCAGCGCGCCCAGGGGTACGAGGAGCCGGCCGTCCTCGCCGCCGAGACCTCCT TCACGGTGAACGAGGTGGAGGCGCTGTACGAGCTCTACAAGAAGCTCAGCTACTCCATCTTCAAGGACGGCCTCATCCACAAG GAGGAGTTCCGGCTGGCGCTGTTCAGGACCAGCAAAGGGGCGAACCTCTTCGCGGACAGGGTGTTCGACCTCTTCGATCTCAAGCGCAACGGGGTCATCGAGTTCGGCGAGTTCGTGCGCTCGCTCAGCATCTTCCACCCCAAAGCGCCTGAATCTGAAAAGACCGCAT TTGCATTCAAGCTGTACGACCTGAGGGGGACAGGCTACATCGAGAAAGAAGAG CTCCGGGAGATGGTGGTGGCGCTTCTTGATGAGTCCGACCTATGTCTCTCTGACAGCGCCGTCGAGGAGATCGTCGACAAT ACGTTCAGTCAAGCAGACTCGGATGGCGACGGCAGGATAGACCCCAAGGAGTGGCAGGAGTTCGTCAAGAAGAACCCAGCATCGCTGAGGAACATGTCGCTGCCCTATCTCCA GGACATTACGACGACGTTCCCGAGCTTTGTAATGCATTCGGAAGTTGAAGATTACACTGGAGTCAGCAAATAA